One segment of Dromaius novaehollandiae isolate bDroNov1 chromosome Z, bDroNov1.hap1, whole genome shotgun sequence DNA contains the following:
- the KCNV2 gene encoding potassium voltage-gated channel subfamily V member 2 translates to MLQFNQRGQLLFPKHKVEEREASNALPPSDKGNENESMHLDKQSGFSATTRLSSQPLLLLGPEGNYNYYVDDEDEEEEEQGKWPNGDSFEGENKLSSSIPCSPSLSAEAPATASTSSMLNINVGGQSYRLTYQAVAIYPKTRLGRLATSTDRHCQLGLCDDYAAQVDEYFFDRDPAVFQLVYNFYASGVLRVRDELCPCSFLEELSYWGVRLKYTPRCCRICFEERRDELNEQLKVQRELRSQAETQENEQLFHHMRYYGPQRWRLWNLMEKPFSSVTAKVMAVASSFFVLISVVALALNTVEEMQQVDRKSGESRPVLEHIETLCIAFFTLEYLLRLVSTPDLRRFASSALNAVDLIAILPLYLQMLLECFADDDQPRGRGSQHEHDIEKVGRVGKVGQVLRIMRLMRIFRILKLARHSTGLRAFGFTLRQCYQQVGCLFLFIAMGIFAFSAMVYTVEHDVSSTNFTSIPHAWWWAAVSISTVGYGDMCPETHLGRLFAFLCIAFGIILNGMPISILYNKFSDYYSKLKAYEYTALQKERGKVDFRRRAMKKISECCGEGTTHDLPRHRRS, encoded by the exons ATGTTGCAGTTTAACCAGAGGGGGCAGCTTCTATTCCCAAAACATAAAGTAGAAGAGAGAGAAGCATCAAATGCTCTCCCACCGTCTGACAAGGGGAACGAAAATGAAAGCATGCATTTAGACAAGCAGAGTGGCTTTTCTGCTACTACTCGATTGAGCTCCCAGCCCCTACTGCTCCTGGGACCCGAGGGGAATTACAACTATTATGTGGATGATGAAGacgaggaagaggaagaacaagGAAAGTGGCCAAACGGAGACTCATTTGAGGGAGAAAACAAGCTCTCTTCATCCATTCCTTGCTCCCCTTCTCTTTCCGCTGAAGCCCCGGCTACGGCTTCCACCTCATCAATGCTGAACATCAACGTCGGCGGCCAAAGCTACCGCCTCACCTACCAGGCGGTGGCCATCTACCCCAAGACCCGCCTGGGCCGTCTGGCAACTTCCACTGACCGCCACTGCCAGCTGGGCCTGTGCGATGACTACGCCGCGCAGGTAGACGAGTATTTCTTTGACCGGGACCCGGCTGTCTTCCAGCTGGTGTACAACTTCTACGCCTCGGGGGTGCTGCGTGTGCGGGACGAGCTGTGCCCCTGCAGCTTCCTGGAGGAGCTGAGCTACTGGGGCGTGCGGCTCAAATACACGCCGCGCTGCTGCCGCATCTGCTTTGAGGAACGCCGCGACGAGCTCAACGAGCAGCTCAAGGTGCAGCGCGAGCTGCGCTCCCAGGCCGAGACCCAGGAGAACGAGCAGCTCTTCCACCACATGCGCTACTACGGTCCCCAGCGCTGGCGCCTCTGGAACCTCATGGAGAAGCCCTTCTCCTCCGTCACTGCCAAGGTGATGGCCGTGGCCTCCAGCTTCTTCGTGCTCATCTCCGTGGTGGCCCTGGCACTCAACACTGTGGAGGAGATGCAGCAGGTGGACAGGAAGAGCGGGGAGAGCCGGCCCGTCCTGGAGCACATTGAGACGCTGTGCATCGCCTTCTTCACGCTGGAGTACCTGCTGCGCCTGGTCTCTACCCCCGACCTGCGCCGCTTTGCCAGCAGCGCGCTCAACGCTGTAGACCTCATCGCCATCCTGCCCCTCTACCTCCAGATGCTGCTGGAGTGCTTCGCTGACGATGACCAGCCCCGAGGCCGGGGCTCTCAGCACGAGCACGACATCGAGAAGGTGGGACGGGTGGGCAAGGTGGGACAGGTGCTTCGCATCATGCGCCTCATGCGTATCTTCCGCATCCTCAAGCTGGCCCGGCACTCCACGGGGCTGCGTGCCTTCGGCTTTACCTTGCGCCAGTGCTACCAGCAGGTGGGCTGCCTTTTCCTCTTTATTGCCATGGGCATCTTCGCCTTCTCCGCCATGGTCTACACCGTGGAGCATGATGTCTCCAGCACCAACTTCACCAGCATCCCCCATGCCTGGTGGTGGGCTGCC GTCAGCATCTCTACGGTGGGATATGGCGATATGTGCCCAGAAACTCACCTCGGCCGCTTGTTTGCTTTCCTCTGCATTGCTTTTGGCATAATCCTGAACGGGATGCCCATCTCTATCCTCTACAACAAATTCTCAGACTATTACAGCAAGCTGAAGGCCTACGAGTACACGGCTCTccagaaagaaagggggaaggtgGACTTTAGACGGAGAGCGATGAAGAAGATATCCGAGTGCTGCGGAGAAGGCACGACCCACGATTTGCCACGACACCGACGCAGCTAG